TCGGGCCTCACATTGGCGCAGTACGGTGAACTCTATTTCGAAGAGAGCTTTAACGAGTATTTGTGCAAGGGCGTTAACTTAACTCGTAACGTGAAAGAAAAATCACTCAACGGAACGCGCTTAAAGCGGGTTACGACTGTAAGCCCAGACCGCGAAATCCCGGGACCTGTTGCCAAAGTCATTAAAATGGACAGGCTTGAGTATGATGAAGAACTCACTTACGACACCGAGGCATTTAAAGGCACCTGGAAAATCAATGTTCCCGGCCCTCTTGGCTCGAAGTTCTCTGCAGGCGGTCAATTTACTTTTCGCGAGGTTGCTGGCGGTGTTGAGCGCGAGCTTTGGGGTGAGATCAACGTAAAGGTTTTTGGCGTTGGCAAGATGATTGAGACGTTGATTGTGACAGACGTTGAGAAGAGCTACGAAACAGCAGCAGCTCAAACCAGCCAATACATCCGAGACAACGCCGCGCTTTTTGCTTAATCTTTGCTGCGCGATTGATAGCGGTCAAGCCGCTCACAGCGCCGGCGCTCTGCATCTTCAAAGCGTCGATTGTCGGTCTCCCCTTCGGTCTGAAGAGGGGGAACGGGGATGGGCCGGTTGTCTGAATCAACGGCGACAAATGTAAAGTAGCCCGTGAGGCAATGTTCGCGCTCACGAGTTTTCTGATTTTCCCTTTCAACCCGAACGCCAACTTCCATGCTTGTTTTACCGGTATGGTTAACCTGCGCGTTGATGACGACGACGTCGCCGAGTCGGATTGAGCGAGCAAAATGAAGGTCATCTACGGCAACCGTTACAACAGGCTCGCGGCAATGCCTCATAGCGCT
The Deltaproteobacteria bacterium DNA segment above includes these coding regions:
- a CDS encoding DUF2505 family protein — protein: MKLHVKHIFSGLTLAQYGELYFEESFNEYLCKGVNLTRNVKEKSLNGTRLKRVTTVSPDREIPGPVAKVIKMDRLEYDEELTYDTEAFKGTWKINVPGPLGSKFSAGGQFTFREVAGGVERELWGEINVKVFGVGKMIETLIVTDVEKSYETAAAQTSQYIRDNAALFA
- a CDS encoding acyl-CoA thioesterase, translated to MEPVHSAASQVETTHMVQPPDTNHHGSAFGGMIMQWMDIAAAISAMRHCREPVVTVAVDDLHFARSIRLGDVVVINAQVNHTGKTSMEVGVRVERENQKTREREHCLTGYFTFVAVDSDNRPIPVPPLQTEGETDNRRFEDAERRRCERLDRYQSRSKD